Proteins co-encoded in one Mycobacterium mantenii genomic window:
- a CDS encoding amidohydrolase family protein: MYETPDALTKHLPERFRKAVQFVQIGRHTRISILDKITDFIPNPTFDRVAAPGAHEKFYAGNNPEGLSLREMTGEPIDSIPAFRNPAARIDMMNAHGVDEALVYPTLANLVEHSAAEDPELVVAIIHALNQWMLETWGYTYDNRLYMTPVITAALVDDARRELAYVLENGAKAVLMKPAPVKGYRGWRSPALPEFDPFWSDVEQAGIPVVLHASQPPLDSYIKRWEPAGSGSFFEMGAFRWIVLGHREISDMLTSLICHGTLTRFPKLRIASVENGSAWIRQLFEDFESMYAKMPQAFEEHPLEVFRRNIWVSPFWEGSVEDVVTRVGWDRVLFGSDYPHPEGLAEPKDYYRYAEGMDEQRTRDFMGDNARRLLGIPIRNPQPTRTLTTA; encoded by the coding sequence ATGTACGAGACACCCGACGCGCTGACCAAGCACCTGCCCGAACGATTCCGCAAGGCGGTGCAGTTCGTCCAGATCGGGCGGCACACCCGAATCTCCATCTTGGACAAGATCACCGACTTCATCCCCAACCCCACCTTTGACCGCGTCGCGGCCCCCGGAGCCCATGAGAAGTTCTACGCCGGAAACAACCCCGAGGGACTGAGCCTGCGGGAGATGACCGGAGAACCGATCGACTCGATCCCCGCCTTCCGCAACCCCGCCGCCCGGATCGACATGATGAACGCCCACGGCGTGGACGAAGCGCTGGTCTACCCGACGCTGGCTAACCTCGTCGAGCACTCGGCCGCCGAGGACCCCGAACTCGTCGTCGCGATCATCCACGCCCTCAACCAGTGGATGCTCGAAACCTGGGGCTACACCTACGACAACCGGCTCTACATGACCCCGGTCATCACCGCAGCCCTCGTCGACGACGCGCGCCGCGAGCTGGCGTACGTCCTGGAAAACGGGGCCAAAGCAGTGCTGATGAAACCGGCACCGGTGAAGGGCTACCGAGGTTGGCGCTCGCCAGCTCTTCCCGAATTCGACCCGTTCTGGAGCGACGTCGAGCAAGCCGGCATACCGGTGGTGCTGCACGCCAGCCAACCCCCACTGGACAGCTACATCAAGCGGTGGGAACCGGCAGGCTCGGGCAGCTTCTTCGAAATGGGCGCCTTCCGCTGGATAGTGCTGGGCCACCGCGAAATCTCCGACATGCTGACCAGTCTCATCTGCCACGGCACCTTGACCCGCTTCCCGAAACTACGGATCGCCAGCGTCGAGAACGGCAGCGCATGGATCCGCCAGCTGTTCGAGGACTTCGAGAGCATGTATGCCAAGATGCCCCAAGCCTTCGAAGAACACCCCCTGGAGGTGTTCCGCCGCAACATCTGGGTCAGCCCGTTCTGGGAAGGCTCCGTTGAAGACGTCGTCACCCGCGTCGGCTGGGACAGAGTGCTCTTCGGCTCCGATTACCCCCACCCCGAAGGGCTCGCCGAACCCAAGGACTACTACAGATACGCCGAAGGCATGGACGAACAGCGCACCCGAGACTTCATGGGCGACAACGCACGCCGACTCCTCGGCATCCCCATCCGAAACCCGCAACCCACCCGCACCCTCACAACCGCCTGA
- a CDS encoding acyl-CoA dehydrogenase family protein, whose translation MTASTTPNAGETTVPNAAADLASFAEAARQFLQSSAQRRPDEVATVEWGSGPDRIAYFSSDPREIDQANVAAARAWQRQRYDAGFGWITGPREYGGAGLTAVHDLVYDGVEAQYDVPDTGVLAVIGLGMIGPTILAHARDHIKDRYLPAMYSGDVIACQLFSEPAAGSDLASVQTKAVPDGAEWVLNGQKVWTSIAQHAQIGMALCRTDSEAPKHKGITAFLVDMSAPGVEVRPLRQMTGGADFNEVFLTDVRVPDDHRLGEVHGGWRVALTTLMNERATVGGEGSDSVTRALSQPFLTKLMDVNGRLDDRALRRELAKLLADLTASQYLNHQALRRLQAGQDPGPEGSVSKLMFAQNLTRAAHFAAEVLGPKISADTGEWGSYAWSELLLSVPALRILGGTEEIMKNILGERVLGLPKEPAPGRDNPR comes from the coding sequence ATGACCGCATCAACGACCCCAAACGCGGGTGAGACGACGGTGCCGAACGCCGCAGCGGATCTGGCTTCGTTCGCCGAGGCGGCGCGACAGTTCCTGCAGAGCAGCGCCCAACGCCGTCCTGACGAAGTCGCAACGGTGGAATGGGGTTCCGGACCTGACCGGATCGCATACTTCAGCAGCGACCCGCGCGAGATCGATCAAGCCAACGTGGCGGCGGCCCGCGCCTGGCAGCGCCAGCGCTACGACGCCGGATTCGGCTGGATCACAGGTCCCCGCGAATATGGCGGCGCGGGGTTGACCGCCGTCCACGATCTGGTCTACGACGGCGTCGAAGCGCAGTACGACGTCCCTGACACCGGTGTGCTCGCGGTCATCGGTCTGGGCATGATCGGTCCGACGATCCTGGCGCACGCCCGCGACCACATCAAGGACCGCTACCTACCGGCCATGTACTCCGGCGACGTCATCGCGTGTCAACTGTTCAGCGAACCCGCCGCGGGATCCGACCTGGCCAGCGTCCAGACCAAAGCGGTCCCCGACGGTGCGGAGTGGGTCCTCAACGGCCAAAAGGTCTGGACGTCGATCGCCCAGCACGCGCAGATCGGGATGGCGTTGTGCCGCACCGATTCTGAGGCCCCCAAGCACAAGGGGATCACCGCGTTTCTGGTGGACATGTCCGCACCCGGTGTCGAGGTGCGGCCACTGCGGCAGATGACCGGCGGCGCAGACTTCAACGAGGTCTTCCTCACCGACGTGCGGGTCCCCGACGATCACCGCCTCGGCGAGGTGCACGGCGGATGGCGCGTCGCGCTGACCACCCTGATGAACGAACGCGCCACCGTTGGCGGTGAGGGCTCCGACTCGGTGACCCGCGCCCTCTCGCAACCCTTTCTGACCAAACTGATGGACGTCAACGGCCGCCTCGATGACCGTGCGCTGCGACGCGAACTCGCCAAGCTACTCGCCGATCTGACCGCCAGCCAGTACCTCAACCACCAGGCGTTGCGGAGGCTTCAAGCCGGCCAGGATCCCGGCCCCGAGGGATCGGTCTCCAAGCTGATGTTCGCCCAGAATCTCACGCGGGCAGCGCATTTCGCCGCTGAGGTGCTCGGCCCCAAAATCAGCGCGGACACCGGCGAATGGGGCAGCTACGCCTGGTCGGAGCTGCTGTTGTCGGTGCCGGCACTGCGGATCCTCGGTGGCACCGAGGAAATCATGAAGAACATCCTCGGCGAGCGGGTGCTGGGCCTACCCAAGGAACCGGCGCCAGGCAGGGACAACCCGCGATGA
- a CDS encoding acyl-CoA dehydrogenase family protein, giving the protein MTDTISQDDLAELRSSVRDFLAAKSTDHQLRSAMESARGWDPLVWSLLTSQLGVQSMALPVEYGGDGYGFRELRVVLEEMGRALLPSPFFSTVVLASSALLAAGDAGVCATYLPQIAAGAITATVAVAESDGLWRTDALDTRAVLAENRWTLRGRKMFVVDGASADLILVVAATETGPSLFAVEAEAANLTRTPMTTLDMTRHQAAVSFDHTPAVLVGEPGQAASVVERVLDLATTALAAEQCGAARACLEAATDYARERTQFGRPIGSFQAVKHKCADMLARVSLADAAAAEAADAADGAPDAPPLAIAAAVAHSVCSEALMFVASENIQVHGGIGFTWEHPAHLYFRRAKASQLCFGGPAVYHERVLHAFGI; this is encoded by the coding sequence ATGACCGACACCATCAGCCAAGACGACCTCGCCGAGCTACGCAGCAGCGTCCGCGACTTCCTAGCCGCCAAATCCACCGACCACCAGTTGCGTTCGGCAATGGAGTCAGCCCGGGGCTGGGATCCCTTGGTGTGGTCGCTGCTGACCAGCCAGCTCGGTGTGCAGTCAATGGCCCTGCCGGTCGAGTACGGCGGCGACGGGTACGGGTTCCGTGAGTTGCGGGTGGTGTTGGAGGAAATGGGGCGGGCCCTTCTACCGTCCCCGTTCTTCTCGACGGTGGTGCTGGCGAGTTCGGCGTTGCTCGCCGCCGGGGACGCCGGCGTGTGCGCGACGTACCTGCCGCAGATCGCCGCGGGGGCGATCACCGCGACCGTCGCGGTGGCCGAAAGCGATGGGCTCTGGCGGACCGACGCGCTCGACACCCGGGCCGTCCTCGCCGAGAACCGCTGGACGCTCAGAGGCCGCAAGATGTTCGTCGTAGACGGTGCGAGCGCCGACCTGATCCTGGTGGTGGCCGCCACCGAGACCGGCCCGAGCCTGTTCGCCGTCGAGGCCGAGGCGGCAAATTTGACCAGGACGCCGATGACCACGCTGGACATGACGCGCCACCAGGCGGCGGTCTCGTTCGACCACACCCCGGCGGTCCTGGTGGGCGAACCCGGTCAGGCCGCGTCTGTGGTCGAGCGGGTGCTCGATTTGGCCACGACTGCGTTGGCCGCCGAGCAGTGCGGCGCCGCCCGCGCCTGCCTGGAGGCAGCCACCGACTACGCCCGGGAGCGCACCCAGTTTGGCCGCCCGATCGGCAGCTTTCAGGCCGTCAAACACAAGTGCGCCGACATGCTGGCCAGGGTCTCACTGGCCGACGCTGCCGCAGCCGAGGCGGCCGACGCCGCCGATGGTGCCCCGGACGCACCGCCTTTGGCAATTGCTGCCGCGGTCGCGCATTCGGTGTGCTCGGAGGCATTGATGTTCGTGGCCTCAGAAAACATCCAGGTGCACGGCGGGATCGGATTCACCTGGGAACACCCCGCGCACTTGTACTTTCGGCGGGCCAAAGCATCCCAACTGTGCTTCGGCGGCCCCGCCGTCTACCACGAACGAGTTCTACATGCTTTCGGCATCTGA
- a CDS encoding acyl-CoA dehydrogenase family protein, which produces MNVHTETGFDAATRAEITKSLREMFSRRRAGQDLAPLLANLGWADVLAEDPAFALMTLFAEHGRALATSRALDDVVLAEMPPAVAGGQHRAVIYPHPVDGLLSLSRDEPLRGLVLGPLGDAQDAVIPVTLDGGVVAYLLVRTDEFTVSQSPIRGFDSDLDWRTVAGSYPAGTGAVPAGKTWDRAVAAGRRALAAEILGVCEAALELVLAHATARVQFGRSIGSFQAVRHRLAEAYVAMAGARSVLDNAYAVAGSDGDPWAAIVAKTRAGQAQAVLMRHAVQVFGAIGLTRESDIHRYVERAAALDALLGGHQALTEVIGSAVLDGEETDSAFELL; this is translated from the coding sequence GTGAACGTCCACACGGAAACGGGTTTCGACGCTGCGACGCGGGCCGAGATCACCAAATCGTTGCGCGAGATGTTCAGTCGGCGCCGCGCCGGGCAGGACTTGGCACCGTTGCTGGCCAATTTGGGGTGGGCCGACGTTCTGGCCGAGGACCCCGCCTTCGCGCTCATGACGCTGTTCGCCGAACACGGTCGGGCACTGGCCACCTCGCGCGCGCTCGACGACGTGGTGCTCGCCGAGATGCCACCTGCGGTGGCCGGTGGCCAGCATCGGGCCGTCATCTACCCGCATCCGGTGGATGGGTTGCTCAGTTTGTCCCGCGACGAGCCGCTGCGCGGGTTGGTCCTGGGGCCCCTCGGCGATGCACAGGACGCCGTGATCCCGGTGACACTCGACGGCGGCGTGGTCGCATACCTTTTGGTGCGAACTGACGAATTCACGGTGTCGCAGAGCCCGATCCGGGGCTTTGACAGCGACCTGGACTGGCGGACCGTGGCCGGGTCGTACCCGGCGGGCACCGGCGCGGTCCCAGCCGGTAAGACCTGGGATCGTGCCGTGGCGGCCGGACGGCGTGCGCTCGCGGCAGAGATCCTCGGAGTGTGTGAGGCCGCTTTGGAATTGGTGCTCGCGCACGCGACCGCGCGGGTCCAGTTCGGCAGGTCGATCGGCTCGTTTCAAGCGGTCCGCCACCGCCTCGCCGAAGCTTACGTCGCCATGGCCGGTGCCCGGTCGGTACTCGACAACGCCTACGCGGTCGCCGGCAGCGACGGCGACCCGTGGGCGGCGATCGTCGCCAAGACCCGCGCCGGTCAGGCCCAGGCCGTTCTGATGCGCCACGCCGTTCAGGTGTTCGGCGCGATCGGCCTGACCAGGGAAAGCGACATCCACCGCTACGTGGAGCGGGCCGCGGCGCTGGATGCGCTGCTCGGGGGACACCAGGCGCTGACCGAAGTGATCGGCAGTGCGGTGCTCGACGGCGAGGAGACCGATTCGGCGTTCGAGTTGTTATGA
- a CDS encoding SDR family oxidoreductase, whose protein sequence is MKQALVIGAAGDVGRGVAGALAATGWQVLGAGRSAGKLRDVRDEVRRLTPDARLTTLVGDLATETSTRGLADDAHADQLDAVVTTIGAPWPAKPLAQCTFDDIAGYFDRYLRLHFNAAKVFLPLLKSNAVYLAVGGGMADAVFPHLVPLSMTQAAQRSLIRGFAKESRGSGVHIRELMIASNVNGRSTRDVAEPDWLTDQEIGSRALEIVSDIDAFPGTIVTISPQNRVAP, encoded by the coding sequence GTGAAGCAGGCACTCGTTATCGGCGCGGCGGGAGATGTCGGACGGGGGGTGGCGGGCGCACTCGCGGCGACCGGCTGGCAAGTACTCGGCGCCGGACGTTCGGCAGGAAAGCTCCGCGACGTTAGGGACGAGGTCCGCCGACTGACTCCGGATGCTCGACTGACCACCCTTGTTGGCGATTTGGCGACCGAAACTAGTACCCGAGGCCTAGCCGACGACGCCCACGCCGACCAACTCGACGCCGTGGTGACCACGATCGGCGCACCGTGGCCGGCGAAACCCCTCGCACAGTGCACCTTCGACGACATCGCTGGGTACTTTGATCGCTACTTGCGGTTGCATTTCAATGCCGCGAAAGTGTTCCTGCCGCTGCTGAAGTCGAATGCGGTGTACCTGGCGGTCGGTGGAGGAATGGCCGATGCCGTGTTTCCCCATTTGGTGCCGCTATCGATGACCCAGGCGGCCCAACGATCCCTGATACGAGGCTTCGCCAAGGAATCCCGCGGATCCGGCGTGCATATCCGAGAGCTGATGATCGCCTCCAACGTCAACGGCCGATCGACGCGCGACGTCGCCGAGCCAGACTGGCTGACCGATCAGGAAATCGGATCCCGCGCGTTGGAAATCGTCTCTGACATCGATGCGTTTCCCGGAACAATCGTCACCATCTCCCCGCAAAATCGTGTGGCTCCCTGA
- a CDS encoding enoyl-CoA hydratase/isomerase family protein translates to MQNPFEPELLIESRGAVRVVTLNRPEALNATNEALHSALQSVWGHLAQDGEARAVVLTGAGRAFSAGGDFEHFVELWGDRPRRRREIDGARRLLTEMVDFPLPVVAAVNGPAVGLGCNLAVLSDIVLIAESAYISDPHVSVGLTAADGGAPTWPLLMSMLRAKEYLLTSERIPAEQAVALGLANRVVPDTDLLEEALAVAQRIATLPPQAVQSTKRALNMHIKRAVAGVLEYALSEEFDSFETVEHQALITNFLERAKARAAKAESPS, encoded by the coding sequence ATGCAGAATCCTTTCGAGCCCGAGTTGCTGATCGAGTCGCGCGGCGCGGTCCGTGTCGTCACCTTGAACCGGCCGGAGGCGCTGAACGCCACAAACGAGGCGCTGCACAGCGCCTTGCAGTCGGTGTGGGGTCACCTTGCCCAAGACGGCGAAGCCCGTGCGGTCGTGCTGACCGGGGCGGGTCGCGCATTCAGTGCCGGCGGAGACTTCGAGCATTTCGTGGAGTTATGGGGTGACCGGCCGCGGCGCCGCCGCGAGATCGACGGCGCCCGGCGTCTGCTGACGGAGATGGTTGACTTTCCGTTGCCTGTGGTGGCCGCGGTCAATGGGCCGGCAGTCGGCTTGGGCTGCAATCTGGCGGTGCTCAGCGACATCGTGCTCATCGCTGAGAGTGCCTATATTTCCGACCCGCATGTCAGTGTCGGTCTGACCGCCGCCGATGGCGGAGCGCCGACGTGGCCGTTGCTGATGAGCATGCTGCGGGCCAAGGAGTACCTGCTCACCAGCGAGCGGATACCCGCCGAGCAGGCGGTGGCGCTCGGTCTGGCCAACCGAGTGGTGCCTGATACTGACCTGTTGGAGGAGGCGCTGGCGGTCGCACAGCGGATCGCCACTCTGCCGCCCCAAGCCGTGCAGAGCACCAAGCGGGCGTTGAACATGCACATTAAACGCGCCGTCGCGGGTGTGCTGGAGTACGCGCTGTCCGAGGAGTTCGACTCATTCGAAACTGTGGAACATCAGGCGCTGATCACCAACTTCTTGGAGCGCGCGAAAGCCAGGGCAGCGAAAGCAGAATCGCCCTCATGA
- a CDS encoding acyl-CoA dehydrogenase family protein has protein sequence MTTGSSSVAEQQIFTDDLWAYRQAVRSYVCGEPALQRWRGTHYPTTEDHMAEHAALMAQLFASGWSRYGWPQAAGGFGGDERHRAVLYDELSAAGVDVPEQQMLLEVLGPAVLHFAPDLAAEFLPAYLAGEEWWSQSFSEPDAGSDLAGLRCRARRDGDTYVVSGQKIWTSHGVTARRLIALLRTGTLESRHRGLTMIMIDTDTPGVSIRPITLASGQNELSEVFFDDVVVPASRLVGAEGQGWQVAMFLLQFERAMYAWLSATVAARKLRDLRDLLAELPDGGVRRLGQCYADIVTLKARSAQTVRRLAAGEAVGPEASVDKILLATAETALHDLARDLMPCEFLFGDGPAAAHWRDDWWYSRASTIMGGSAEVQRGIIADRVLGLPKETNA, from the coding sequence ATGACGACCGGTTCGTCGAGTGTTGCCGAGCAGCAGATCTTCACCGACGACCTCTGGGCCTACCGGCAGGCGGTGCGCAGCTACGTCTGCGGCGAGCCGGCACTGCAGCGGTGGCGCGGCACCCACTATCCCACGACCGAAGATCACATGGCCGAGCACGCGGCGCTGATGGCGCAGCTCTTTGCCAGTGGCTGGAGCAGGTACGGCTGGCCGCAGGCGGCCGGCGGTTTCGGTGGCGACGAGCGACACCGCGCCGTGCTCTACGACGAACTCAGCGCCGCCGGAGTCGACGTGCCCGAGCAACAGATGCTGCTCGAGGTGCTGGGGCCGGCTGTGTTGCATTTCGCCCCCGACTTGGCGGCCGAATTCCTGCCGGCCTACCTGGCAGGCGAGGAGTGGTGGTCGCAGTCGTTCTCCGAGCCCGACGCCGGCAGTGACCTCGCCGGGCTGCGCTGCCGCGCGCGCCGAGACGGTGACACCTACGTCGTGTCCGGCCAGAAGATCTGGACCAGCCACGGGGTTACGGCCCGCCGCCTGATCGCTCTGCTGCGGACCGGCACGCTGGAGAGTCGCCACCGCGGGCTGACGATGATCATGATCGACACCGATACCCCGGGGGTTTCCATCCGCCCGATCACGTTGGCCAGCGGCCAAAACGAGTTGTCGGAGGTGTTCTTCGACGACGTCGTGGTGCCCGCGTCACGGCTGGTCGGGGCCGAGGGGCAGGGCTGGCAGGTCGCGATGTTCTTGTTGCAGTTCGAGCGGGCGATGTACGCGTGGCTGAGTGCGACGGTCGCTGCACGCAAGCTGCGGGACCTGCGGGACCTCCTAGCCGAACTGCCCGACGGCGGCGTGCGCCGGCTCGGCCAGTGTTACGCCGACATCGTCACCCTCAAAGCGCGCAGCGCGCAAACCGTGCGCCGGCTTGCCGCAGGTGAAGCCGTGGGGCCCGAGGCCAGCGTCGACAAGATCCTGTTGGCGACGGCGGAGACCGCGCTGCACGACCTGGCCCGCGACCTGATGCCTTGCGAGTTCCTGTTCGGAGACGGACCTGCAGCCGCGCATTGGCGCGACGACTGGTGGTACAGCAGGGCCTCGACGATCATGGGCGGCTCCGCCGAGGTGCAGCGCGGCATCATCGCCGACCGGGTGCTGGGACTGCCCAAGGAGACCAACGCGTGA